One Nothobranchius furzeri strain GRZ-AD chromosome 7, NfurGRZ-RIMD1, whole genome shotgun sequence genomic window, gcacccagaattatgttgcacgaagcacaatttcacatcattctgggtccatttgtgtgtaaacaaggtccaatcaggctgagacgttacaagaaggtagaatctattgagttgtaagtgatctgaacgtttcatgatgatcgcacattcctatagggggtcaaaccatgtcccaaaggtcaccggatctggtgtcaatttaaagaagtagtccagttacacatttgtgggcttataacttggcttctaaatgtcctagagagatcaggtttgttttagtatactccaatcaacagcccctacaaccacaaaaaggaatggagtcattagcacttatggtttgtaaatggcacccagaatcatgttgcacgaagcacaatttcacatcattctgggttcatttgtgtgaaaacaaggtccaatcaggctgaaacgttacaggaaggtagaatctaatgagttgtaagtgatctgaacgtttcatgatgatagcactttcctaagggggtcaaaccatgtcccaaaggtcaccggatctggtgtcaatttaaagaagtagtcaagttacacatttgtgggcttataacttggcttctgaatgtcctagagagatcaggtttgtttcagtgtactccaaccaacagcccctacaaccacaaaaaggaatggagtcattagcacttatggtttgtaaatcgcacccagaattatgttgcacaaagcacaatttcacatcattctgggtccatttgtgtgaaaacaaggtccaatcaggctgaaacattacaggaaggtagaatctattgagttgtaagtaatctgaacgtttcatgatgatcgcacattcctatagggggtcaaaccatgtcccaaaggtcaccggatctggtgtcaatttaaagaagtagtccagttacacatttgtgggcttataacttggcttctgaatgtcctagagaggtcaggtttgttttggtgtactccaatcaacagcccctacaaccacaaaatggaatggagtcattagcactcatggtttgtaaatggcacccagaattatgttgcacgaagcacaatttcacatcattctgggttcatttgtgtgaaaacaaggtccaatcaggctgaaacattacaggaaggtagaatctattgagttgtaagtgatctgaacgtttcatgatgatcgcacattcctatagggggtcaaaccatgtcccaaaggtcaccgggcctggtgtcactttcaagaagtagtccagttacatatttgtgggcttataacttggcttctgaatgtcctagagaggtcaggtttgtttcagagtactccaattaacagcccccattaccccaaaaaggaatggagtcattagcacttatggtttgtaaatggcacccagaattatgttgcatgaagcacaatttcacatcattctgggttcatttgtgtgaaaacaaggtccaatcaggctgaaacgttacaggaaggtagaatctattgagttgtaagtgatctgaacgtttcatgatgatcgcacattcctatagggggtcaaaccatgtcccaaaggtaaccggatctggtgtcaatttaaagaagtagtccagttacacatttgtgggcttataacttggcttctgaatgtcctagagaggtcagatttgtttcagagtactccaattaacagcccccatttccccaaaacgaatggagtcattagcacttatggtttttaaatggcacccagaattatgttgcatgaagcacaatttcacatcattctgggttcatttgtgtgaaaacaaggtccaatcaggctgaaacgttacaggaaggtagaatctattgagttgtaagtgatctgaacgtttcatgatgatcgcacattcctatagggggtcaaaccatgtcccaaaggtcaccggatctggtgtcaatttaaagaagtagtccagttacacatttgtgggctgataacttggcttctgaatgtcctagagagatcaggtttgttttagtgtactccaatcaacagcccctacaaccacaaaaaggaatagagtcattagcacttatggtttttaaatggcacccagaattatgttgcacgaagcacaatttcacatcattctgggtccatttgtgtgaaaacaaggtccaatcaggctgaaacgttacaagaaggtagaatctattgagttgtaagtgatctgaacgtttcatgatgatcgcacattcctatagggggtcaaaccatgtcccaaaggtcaccggatctggtgtcaatttaaataagtagtccagttacacatttgtgggcttacaacttggcttctgaatgtcctagagagatcaggtttgttttagtgtactccaatcaacagcccctacaaccacaaaaaggaatggagtcattagcacttatggtttgtaattggcacccagaattatgttgcacgaagcacaatttcacatcattctgggttcatttgtgtgaaaacaaggtccaatcaggctgaaaccttacaggaaggtagaatctattgagttgtaagtgatctgaacatttcatgatgatcgcacattcctatagggggtcaaaccatgtcccaaaggtcactgggcctggtgtcactttaaagaagtagtccagttacacatttgtaggcttataacttggcttctgaatgtcctagagagatcaggtttgttttagtgtactccaatcaacagcccctacaaccacaaaaaggaatggagtcattagcacttatggtttgtaaatggcacccagaatcatgttgcacgaagcacaatttcagatcattctcggtccatttgtgtgaaaacaagctccaatcaggctgaaacgttacaagaaggtagaatctattgagttgtaagtgatctgaacgtttcatgatgatcgcacattcctatagggggtcaaaacatgtcccaaaggttagatTACCCATTGAACAATCCATTAATGTGCAAAACACTGCAAATTTTGAGTAGTCTCtcttgaactatttgaaaaaaaaaatatatatatatatatatatatatatatatatatatatatatatatatatatatatatatatatatatataactagaaatattaaaaaaaaaaatcaaatacaggccaaagaaatgattaagctaattataattaaagatttgtGCACATAAAAAAACATCAACATAAAGTGTCCTCTTTTGGGATCATAGTATATCTGTTctctaaaaaaaatcattaacttaattttaaataaaaacaataattgctaaaaacacatttaaatctcaaaatatattttttaaaatcaaaataaTACTGAAATCTTAACATTACTGCACTGAACGGAGTGTTATTACAGACCTTTTAGTGAGACACTTGGGCTTGTGCTTCACTGATGATCTTTTTCATCCTTGGTGGCAGGGAGGCAACTGCTGTGATcaagcacttttctagacacagTCTGCTTCTCTGCTTTGTCTTGATCAGTGTCATTGCAGAGAAGGAGGCCTCACATAAATAAGTGGAGGCAAAGGGTAGTAGCTGCTCCAAAGCTTTCTGTCCCATGTCATGGTGCTCCTGCTTCACATACACCCAAAACTGTGAAAGAGTGCACATGGAAAATTTCATCTGGAGGCCACGGTCAGATGACACTTCCAAGAGTTTTTCCTGATAGGTGACAGCTAGGGAGCTTTCTTCGGTTCGCTTCAGACAAGAGAAATGGGTTTCTCACCCAATCCAGCTGTGCAGATTTCTCCTCCATGTCAGGAAAATAGGAATGAAAATCCTGAATCAACTTGGTCAAATGTTCCACGATGATCAACTTGACCTGTGCTCTGTCCACATCCTCACTAGAGAGAAAATCATCCAGCTGAGGAAAGCAGGTGAAATCCTCCTGTGCACAGGCCCTCCTCCACAGTTCTGCTTTCTTCAGGAAGCCACCCACCTTGTCATACAGGTTTAAAATGCTGGAGTTCTTGCCCTGCAGAGATGTATTCAGTTCGTTCAGTTTGCTGAATATATCTGCCAGATAACACAGCTTTGCAAGCCAATCTGTGTCCTGGAACAAGGTGGCATGGGGAGATCTGTGCTCAGTCAGAAAGGCGTGCACTTCGGATCTTAATTCCAACAGCCGGTTGAGTATTTTCCCTCGAGAGAGCCAGCGCACTTCTGTGTGCAGCAGCAGTTGTGTGTGTTCAGCTCCCATATTTTCACAGAGGCGGGAAAACAGGCGCGCATTAAGTGGCCTTGACTTAATGAAGTTGATCACTTTGATGCTGCTGTTCAAAACGTCATGTAACACAGGGCTCATTTTCTTGGATGCCAATGCTTCCCTGTGTATGACACAGTGAGTCCACATCACGTCGGGGTTTTCTTTTTTAATGCGCGCTATCAGCCCTTTCGCGCGGCCCGTCATTGATGCTGCCGCGTCTGTACAGATGCTGCTGCAGGACTTCCAGCTCAAACCATATTCACAGAAAGCGCCATTGACAACATTAAATATGTCCTCTCCTGTTGTTTTCCCTTCCAAGCTTTTGCAGAATAGTATGTGCTCATAAATGTCATCAGTATCAACGTACCTCACAAAAGCAACAAGTTGTGCATTTCCACTGACATCTGTGGACTCATCCAGCTGGAGTGAAAAGGAGTCGCTAAGTTTTCCCACAACTTGCTCGACAATGTCTGTCCCCATTTTCTCGATTCTGCGGCAAATAGTGTCGTTTGACAAAGGCACGGTCTTTAATGTCTCTGCTGCGCGTTTGTCCAGCATCGTCTCAGCCAGCACTACAGCCGCGGGAAGGAGGAGGTCTTCAGCGATGGTGAATGGCTTCTTGGCTTTAGCTACGAGCAAAGCCACTGCATAAGACGCCTCCAGGGCTTTGGCTGATGTTGTGGAGGCCTTCCGCATCGTGTCTTGAGATGATCTGAATTCAGACAGTTTCCTCTTAAAAAAATCCGGTGGCTTACCAACATGACATCCATGTTTTGTCGTAAGATGGCGCTGCAGATGTGCTGGCTTAATGCTACTGTTAGCTAATTTCTCCCCACAGAAAAAACACAGTGCCTTGGGTGGGTTGcaactcgtcgtcgtcgtcgtcgtcgtcttcctccgcttatccgggtccgggtcgcgggggcagcatcccaactagggagctccaggccgtcctctccccggccttgtccaccagctcctccggcaggaccccaaggcgttcccggaccagattggagatgtaacttctccaacgtgtcctgggtcgacccgggggccttctgccggcaggacatgcccgaaacacctccccggggaggcgtccaggaggcatcctgaccagatgcccaaaccacctcaactggctcctttcgatccggaggagcagcggttctactccgagtccctcccgaatgtccgagctcctcaccctatctctaaggctgagcccggccaccctacggaggaaactcatttcggccgcttgtatccgcgatctcgttctttcggtcattacccaaagctcatgaccataggtgaggattgggacgtagatcgaccggtaaatcgagagcctggctttctggctcagctccctcttccccacgacagatcggctcagcgtccgcatcactgcagacgccgaaccaatccgcctgtcgatctcccgatccctcctaccctcactcgtgaacaagaccccgagatacttaaactcctccacttgaggtaggacctctcccccgacccggaggtggcaagccacccttttccggtcgagaaccatggtctcagatttggaggtgctgatcctcatcccagccgcttcacattcggctgcgaacctacccagcaagagctgaaggtcagagctggatgaagctaggaggaccacatcatccgcaaaaagcagagacgagattctcctgccaccaaactcgacacactccacaccacggctgcgtctagaaattctgtccataaaagtgatgaacagaaccggtgacaaagggcagccctggcggagtccaaccctcactgggaacaggtccgacttactaccggctatgcggaccaaactcacgctcctctggtaaagggactgaatggcccttaacagaaagccacccaccccatactcctggagcgtcccccacagggtgcccctggggacacggtcataagccttctccaaatccacaaagcacatgtggattggttgggcaaactcccatgccccctccatcacccttgcaagggtatagagctggtccacagttccacggccaggacgaaaaccacattgctcctcctctatctgagattcaactatcgatcggaccctcctctccagtaccttggcgtagacctttccagggaggctgaggagtgtgatccccctatagttggaacacaccctcaggtcacccttcttaaagatggggaccaccaccccggtctgccactccctaggaactgcccccgatgaccacgcaatgttgtagagacgtgtcaaccatgacagccctacaacatccatagccttgagatacccaggacgaacctcatccgcccccggggctccgccgctgtgtagttgtttgactacctcagcaacttctgcccccgagatcggacagtccatccccaggcctcccagctctggttcctcctcggaatgcgcattggtgggattgaggagctcctcaaagtattccttccaccgtccgactatagcctcagttgacgtcagcagctccccatccccactgtaaacagtgtgagcgagttgctgccttcctctcctgaggcgccggacagtttgccagaacctctttggagccgatcgatagtctttctccatggcctcaccaaactcctcccacgcccgagattttgcctcggcaactgccactgctgcaccccgcttggctatccggtacctgtctgctgcctccggagacccacagaccagccacgccctgtaggcctccttcttcagcctgacggctccccgaacctctggtgtccaccagcgggtacgggggttgccaccacgactggcaccggccaccttacgaccacagctagcaacagccgcctcgacaatcgcagagtggaacaaggcccactcggactcaatgtcccccactgctctcgggacgtggtcaaagctctgccggaggtgggagttgaagaccgtcttgacaggttcttctgccaggcgttcccagcagaccctcactatgcgtttgggtctgccaggtctacgcggcatgttcccttgccatctgatccaactcaccaccaggtggtgatcagttgacagctccgcccctctcttcactcgggtgtccaaaacatacggccgcaggtcagatgatacgactacaaaatctatcatcgacctgtgacctaggctgccctggtaccaagtgtaccggtgggcatccttatgttcgaacatggtgttcgttatggccaaactgcggcttgcacagaagtccaataacaaaacaccgctcgagttctgatcaggtgggccgttcctcccaatcacacccctccaggtcaagctgtcattgcccacgtgagcattgaagttttTGGGTTGCAACTCGTGGAAGTAAATCCAAATAAAACATAATCTTCAAGATACAGCCGGAATTTTGCCGGCTCTGGTTTGGCCTTCTTGGCCACTTGTCCCTCCATGTTTTCCAAAGAATTGCTGCTGCGCTTCAGCCACGCGTCCATCGCTGATCCAAGTGAGTGACTGATGATGCCAGGCGTTATATGACAGGTTGGAGTAAACCATcttaaaatgggggggggggggggggactctgggATTTTGGGTAATGAATTTAGCCTATTTCTACTGAATATAAAACACGTTTTATGAACTTTTACtcaattaataaacattttaggaaagtatttgttaaataaatattttttaaagattttcCATGGAtactatttttttaaatgaatgtgcATTTTCTCACGTACCCCCTGGAGTTTCTTTACGTACCcccaggggtacgcgtaccccgATTTGAGAAAggctgctatagggggtcaaaccatgtcccaaaggtcaccgggcctggtgtcactttaaagaagtagtccagttacacatttgtgggcttataacttggcttctgaatatcctagagagatcaggtttgttttagtgtactccaataaacagcccctacaaccacaaaaaggaatagagtcattagcacttatggtttttaaatggcacccagaattatgttgcacgaagcacaatttcacatcattctgggtccatttgtgtgtaaacaaggtccaatcatgctgagatgttacaagaaggtagaatctattgagttgtaagtgatctgaacgtttcatgatgatcgcacattcctatagggggtcaaaccatgtcccaaaggtcaccggatctggtgtcaatttaaagaagtagtccagttacacatttgtgggcttataacttggcttctaaatgtcctagagagatcaggtttgttttagtatactc contains:
- the LOC129160438 gene encoding SCAN domain-containing protein 3-like; its protein translation is MRKASTTSAKALEASYAVALLVAKAKKPFTIAEDLLLPAAVVLAETMLDKRAAETLKTVPLSNDTICRRIEKMGTDIVEQVVGKLSDSFSLQLDESTDVSGNAQLVAFVRYVDTDDIYEHILFCKSLEGKTTGEDIFNVVNGAFCEYGLSWKSCSSICTDAAASMTGRAKGLIARIKKENPDVMWTHCVIHREALASKKMSPVLHDVLNSSIKVINFIKSRPLNARLFSRLCENMGAEHTQLLLHTEVRWLSRGKILNRLLELRSEVHAFLTEHRSPHATLFQDTDWLAKLCYLADIFSKLNELNTSLQGKNSSILNLYDKVGGFLKKAELWRRACAQEDFTCFPQLDDFLSSEDVDRAQVKLIIVEHLTKLIQDFHSYFPDMEEKSAQLDWMKFSMCTLSQFWVYVKQEHHDMGQKALEQLLPFASTYLCEASFSAMTLIKTKQRSRLCLEKCLITAVASLPPRMKKIISEAQAQVSH